The following are encoded in a window of Syntrophales bacterium genomic DNA:
- a CDS encoding ATP-binding protein, producing the protein MSENDAPPEEERDRTPGPDEDTKAFSSYIIPLTVFLVVAVFVSLILIMGFMDLRRLDGTLVEFMENRGLDIVATIENVAQEDLDFLVRTQGGDLGYSIVELSETEYHIRQRFVNSLIRVAQKIEGRQRDGTLSQKDLDEIAAREKVTLIAVLNWWGRVTLLSGGTAPDEPLYVPLSRRGEQEKLMREFFESLGLPSAMSFVAALRSDGQDLYIIALDEGKTKYWATRIAVEKVVGGIGWEHELAWLDVTDREGNILGEAGDLPEAGITAANLPLLNVPEGKDVASRKLQAGGSHFLEVAAPLHLDGDVVGYARLGLKWNRARSILAENRNRMTFTTVILALIGTLATVGLYRNQANQLHRVEEMKKRLRRAEHLSALGQLAAGVAHEIRNPLNAISIATQRLQREFSPRDEDDRDDFSRISGVIRDEIRRLNGIIEEFVTFFRIRRMELHPRSLEEVLRKMLAVMEAELQDGGIILRSSLEGETLVSMDADKLTQALYNIVKNAAESISGTGTICVDVEPRPDSRVAVVIADTGSGLAPDELEQIFNPEYTTKEKGLGLGLTLAHDIIDGHGGEIHAASNKGRGTTFEIILPLCEPRSGDT; encoded by the coding sequence ATGAGCGAGAACGACGCCCCTCCGGAGGAGGAACGGGACAGGACACCCGGCCCCGACGAGGATACCAAGGCATTTTCAAGCTATATCATACCCCTCACGGTCTTCCTGGTGGTGGCGGTCTTTGTCAGTCTCATCCTGATCATGGGATTCATGGACCTGCGGCGCCTGGACGGCACCCTGGTGGAGTTCATGGAAAACCGGGGCCTGGACATTGTCGCCACCATCGAGAACGTCGCCCAGGAAGACCTGGACTTCCTGGTGCGGACCCAGGGCGGGGATCTTGGCTATTCCATCGTCGAACTCTCTGAAACCGAGTACCACATACGTCAGCGGTTCGTGAACTCTCTGATTCGGGTGGCCCAGAAGATCGAAGGACGCCAGCGTGACGGCACCCTTTCCCAAAAAGATCTCGATGAGATCGCCGCCCGCGAGAAAGTGACCCTCATCGCCGTTCTCAACTGGTGGGGCCGCGTTACCCTGCTCAGCGGAGGCACGGCGCCTGACGAGCCGCTCTATGTTCCTCTCTCCCGGAGGGGGGAACAGGAAAAGCTCATGAGGGAATTCTTCGAATCCCTGGGCCTTCCGTCGGCCATGAGCTTTGTGGCGGCCCTGCGGAGCGACGGGCAGGATCTGTACATCATCGCCCTGGACGAGGGAAAGACAAAATACTGGGCCACGAGAATTGCCGTGGAAAAAGTCGTGGGGGGCATCGGCTGGGAGCATGAACTTGCCTGGCTCGATGTGACGGACCGGGAGGGAAACATCCTGGGTGAGGCGGGGGATCTGCCGGAGGCAGGCATCACCGCGGCAAACCTGCCGCTCCTGAATGTTCCGGAAGGAAAGGACGTGGCGAGCCGGAAGCTTCAGGCCGGAGGGAGCCATTTTCTGGAAGTCGCGGCGCCGCTGCACCTGGACGGAGATGTCGTGGGCTACGCCCGCCTGGGCCTCAAGTGGAACCGCGCCCGCTCGATCCTGGCGGAAAACAGGAACCGGATGACCTTTACCACCGTCATCCTCGCCCTCATCGGTACCCTGGCCACGGTGGGGCTCTACCGGAACCAGGCAAACCAGCTCCATCGGGTCGAGGAGATGAAAAAGAGGCTTCGCCGGGCGGAGCATCTCTCGGCGCTGGGTCAGCTCGCAGCCGGCGTGGCTCACGAAATCCGCAACCCCCTCAACGCGATCAGCATAGCCACCCAGCGGCTGCAACGGGAATTTTCTCCCAGGGACGAAGACGACCGGGACGACTTCAGCCGCATATCGGGCGTCATACGGGATGAAATCCGGCGACTCAACGGGATCATAGAGGAATTCGTCACCTTTTTCAGGATCAGGCGCATGGAGCTGCATCCCCGCTCCCTTGAGGAGGTACTCCGGAAGATGCTGGCCGTCATGGAAGCAGAATTGCAGGACGGAGGCATCATTCTGCGAAGCTCCCTGGAGGGTGAGACCCTGGTTTCCATGGATGCGGACAAGCTCACCCAGGCCCTGTACAACATCGTGAAAAACGCGGCGGAGTCAATATCCGGCACGGGCACAATCTGTGTCGACGTCGAACCGCGGCCGGACAGCCGCGTCGCGGTGGTCATCGCCGACACGGGTTCGGGTCTTGCCCCCGATGAACTGGAGCAGATCTTCAACCCGGAGTACACCACCAAAGAAAAGGGGCTGGGACTGGGGCTGACGCTGGCCCATGACATCATAGACGGCCACGGAGGCGAAATACATGCCGCCAGCAACAAGGGGAGGGGCACCACCTTCGAGATCATCCTTCCCCTGTGTGAGCCGCGATCGGGAGACACATAG
- a CDS encoding nitronate monooxygenase, which produces MKTRVTELFGIRYPIVLSGMSWISVPSMVAAVSNAGGLGILATGPLNAGETRAAIREVRSLTDKPFGANATLMFPGAHENARVLLEERVPVINFSLGKGDWLAKGAHAYGGKVIATVVNERHARSAREQGADGLIVTGHEAAAHGGDATSMVLIPAVADAVSIPIIAAGGFIDGRGLMAALALGAEGIAMGTGFMTTRESPLHSIYKNLSMEKSINDTIYGTHFDGLGCRSMTTPAALRAYRKGILGLPNFPAALTNSRDIARSLGLPYYKLFLGVLASGWKNMVTMAYLANAFKMIRVATEEGDTREGVLPVGQCQGLIRDIPTVAELMDRIVAQAAAIPERLAGTME; this is translated from the coding sequence GTGAAAACCCGCGTGACTGAACTCTTCGGCATCCGGTATCCCATCGTGCTTTCCGGCATGAGCTGGATCAGTGTTCCTTCCATGGTTGCCGCCGTTTCCAACGCCGGCGGCCTGGGCATTCTCGCCACGGGCCCCCTCAACGCCGGCGAGACCCGGGCGGCGATCCGGGAGGTGCGTTCCCTGACGGACAAGCCCTTCGGGGCCAATGCTACGCTCATGTTCCCCGGTGCCCATGAAAACGCCCGGGTACTCCTGGAAGAGCGGGTGCCGGTCATCAATTTTTCCCTGGGAAAGGGCGACTGGCTGGCGAAGGGCGCCCACGCCTACGGGGGTAAGGTCATCGCCACCGTGGTGAACGAGCGCCACGCCCGGAGCGCCCGGGAGCAGGGCGCCGACGGCCTCATCGTCACGGGTCACGAGGCGGCGGCCCACGGGGGTGACGCCACGTCCATGGTCCTCATTCCCGCCGTGGCCGACGCCGTGTCCATCCCCATCATCGCCGCCGGGGGCTTCATCGACGGCCGGGGGCTCATGGCCGCCCTCGCCCTGGGTGCCGAGGGGATCGCCATGGGAACGGGCTTCATGACGACCCGAGAGAGTCCCCTGCACAGCATCTACAAGAACCTCTCGATGGAAAAATCCATCAACGACACCATCTACGGGACCCATTTCGACGGCCTGGGCTGCCGCTCCATGACCACGCCGGCGGCGCTCAGGGCCTACCGGAAGGGGATACTGGGCCTTCCCAACTTCCCGGCGGCGCTCACCAACTCCCGGGACATCGCCCGTTCGCTGGGCCTACCTTACTACAAACTCTTCCTGGGGGTCCTTGCTTCGGGCTGGAAAAACATGGTCACCATGGCCTACCTGGCCAACGCCTTCAAGATGATCCGGGTGGCCACGGAAGAAGGCGACACCCGGGAGGGGGTGCTCCCGGTCGGCCAGTGCCAGGGACTGATTCGTGACATTCCCACCGTGGCGGAGCTCATGGATCGCATCGTTGCCCAGGCCGCCGCCATCCCGGAACGGCTCGCCGGGACGATGGAATGA
- a CDS encoding sigma-54 dependent transcriptional regulator translates to MKGLNILITEDERTQRELLRDFLAREGHMITEAGTGDEALNQVLDGQIDMVLLDFKMPGMNGLETLRKIKGINPSIDIIMMTAYGTVETAVQAMKEGALDYITKPVELDELLLLIDRTAERRTLIRENEILRQKLWKKDMDGGRIIYRSPSMESLINMAGRVAASRATVLIQGESGTGKELFARLIHGTSPRADKPMIVVNCSALPETLLESELFGHEKGSFTGATARRVGRFEEADEGTLFLDEIGELSAPVQVKLLRFLQEREFQRLGGNQTLRADVRIISATNRNLEERMKEGTFRDDLYYRLNVVAMHIPPLRERKEDIELLVSHFITRFARENEKPIEGVSSEAQDLLLKYDYPGNVRELENIIERAAVITRSRVISLRDLPFKDALPHRPGAAVGATGGLMKDSVETLECQLIEQALEKAGGNQTRAADILGITERTLRYKMKKYGLKQ, encoded by the coding sequence ATGAAGGGACTCAACATTCTTATCACCGAAGACGAACGGACGCAACGGGAGCTGCTTCGGGATTTTCTCGCCCGGGAAGGGCACATGATCACCGAGGCCGGCACCGGCGACGAAGCCCTGAACCAGGTCCTGGACGGTCAGATCGACATGGTTCTTCTGGACTTCAAGATGCCCGGCATGAATGGTCTCGAGACGCTCCGAAAAATAAAAGGCATCAATCCTTCCATCGACATCATCATGATGACCGCCTACGGCACCGTTGAAACGGCGGTACAGGCCATGAAAGAGGGTGCCCTGGACTACATCACGAAGCCTGTTGAACTGGATGAACTGCTCCTGCTCATCGACCGCACTGCGGAGCGGCGTACGCTGATCCGGGAAAACGAGATCCTCCGGCAGAAACTCTGGAAAAAGGACATGGACGGAGGCCGGATCATCTACCGGAGTCCGAGTATGGAATCGCTCATCAACATGGCAGGCCGCGTCGCCGCGAGCCGGGCCACGGTTCTCATCCAGGGAGAAAGCGGCACAGGGAAGGAACTCTTCGCCCGTCTCATACACGGAACCAGCCCGCGGGCGGACAAGCCCATGATCGTCGTCAACTGCAGCGCCCTGCCGGAGACGCTCCTGGAAAGCGAACTCTTCGGCCACGAAAAGGGCTCCTTCACGGGAGCCACGGCACGCCGCGTCGGGCGCTTCGAAGAGGCCGACGAGGGCACGCTCTTCCTCGATGAAATCGGCGAGCTGTCGGCGCCGGTGCAGGTAAAACTGCTCCGCTTCCTCCAGGAACGGGAGTTCCAGCGCCTGGGAGGGAACCAGACGCTCAGGGCCGATGTGAGAATCATCAGCGCCACCAACCGCAATCTGGAAGAACGCATGAAGGAGGGGACCTTCCGGGACGACCTGTACTACCGGCTGAACGTGGTGGCCATGCACATTCCCCCGCTCAGGGAACGAAAAGAGGACATCGAGCTCCTGGTCAGCCATTTCATCACCCGCTTCGCACGGGAGAACGAAAAGCCCATCGAGGGCGTCAGCAGCGAGGCACAGGACCTTCTCCTCAAGTACGATTACCCGGGCAACGTGCGAGAACTGGAAAACATCATCGAACGGGCCGCCGTGATCACCCGGAGCAGGGTCATATCGCTGCGGGACCTGCCTTTCAAGGACGCCCTGCCTCACCGTCCCGGCGCCGCCGTCGGCGCCACGGGGGGCCTGATGAAGGATTCCGTGGAAACCCTTGAGTGCCAGCTTATAGAGCAGGCCCTGGAGAAAGCCGGGGGGAACCAGACACGGGCCGCCGACATCCTGGGCATCACGGAACGGACGCTACGGTACAAAATGAAGAAGTACGGCCTGAAACAATGA
- the amrB gene encoding AmmeMemoRadiSam system protein B: protein MEHPRLRRDIQLVATVYRGRRVILFSDPLRLSGDTIALDMALYRFLEKLDGRHDRRDLLESLAGTGFPGALTLDDVDGLLSHLDRHYLLDSRGFRETERALRETFEREKDRLPVFAGRAYSSDPVELATTLDALENDLPALGRDDTGTAVTGLLAPHIDTTVAGNLYVDLYRRLRGRRYDRVVVLGINHQGQDGLYSVCDKGFLTPFGRVAPDSDFIGELKGLLPPGALASDDFGHKMEHSIELQIPCLQHYLDRPFQIVPILCGSLHPVIEDGDALEDRRFAETVQVLESMIARRGGGTLVVAAVDFSHLGHKFGHHEPAPVILPEALENDRRILSLIEQGDAEGLFSNACRTDHRFHVCGFPAMMVFVRLMRESRGRLLDHRVYHEDATGSAVTYAAMVFERASDG from the coding sequence ATGGAGCATCCGCGTCTCAGACGAGACATACAGCTTGTTGCCACGGTCTACCGGGGCCGGCGGGTCATCCTGTTTTCCGATCCCTTGAGGCTCTCCGGCGATACTATCGCGCTGGACATGGCCCTGTACCGGTTCCTGGAAAAGCTCGACGGCCGCCACGACCGGCGGGACCTTCTGGAAAGCCTCGCCGGGACGGGGTTTCCGGGAGCCCTCACCCTGGATGACGTGGACGGCCTCCTGTCTCACCTGGACCGTCACTACCTGCTGGACAGCCGGGGGTTCAGGGAAACGGAGAGGGCCTTGCGGGAGACCTTCGAACGCGAAAAGGACCGCCTGCCTGTTTTTGCCGGAAGGGCCTACAGCTCCGACCCGGTGGAACTGGCGACAACGCTGGATGCCCTCGAAAACGATCTTCCGGCCCTCGGCCGGGATGACACAGGCACTGCCGTCACGGGCCTGCTGGCACCTCATATCGACACGACCGTCGCCGGGAACCTCTACGTTGACCTCTACCGCCGTCTCCGGGGCCGGCGGTACGACCGGGTCGTCGTTCTGGGAATCAATCACCAGGGACAGGACGGACTCTACTCGGTCTGCGACAAGGGATTCCTGACGCCCTTCGGCAGGGTCGCGCCGGACTCTGACTTTATCGGCGAGCTTAAGGGGCTCCTGCCGCCGGGGGCCCTTGCTTCCGATGATTTCGGCCATAAAATGGAACATTCCATCGAGCTGCAGATCCCCTGTCTTCAGCACTACCTCGATCGGCCTTTCCAGATCGTGCCGATCCTCTGCGGCTCGCTTCACCCCGTCATCGAGGACGGCGATGCGCTCGAAGACCGGCGCTTCGCGGAAACCGTCCAGGTGCTGGAGAGCATGATTGCCCGTCGGGGCGGCGGGACGCTGGTTGTTGCCGCCGTCGATTTTTCGCATCTGGGGCATAAGTTCGGACACCACGAGCCCGCGCCGGTCATCCTGCCCGAGGCCCTTGAAAACGACAGACGCATCCTGTCCCTCATCGAGCAAGGAGACGCGGAAGGGCTTTTCAGCAACGCCTGCCGGACGGATCACCGGTTTCACGTCTGCGGATTTCCGGCGATGATGGTTTTTGTCCGCCTCATGCGTGAAAGCAGGGGAAGGCTCCTCGATCACCGGGTATATCACGAAGATGCCACGGGAAGCGCCGTGACCTACGCCGCCATGGTTTTTGAGCGGGCCTCTGACGGATGA
- a CDS encoding metallophosphoesterase has translation MKMMIVFLTVFLLVYGGMHLYLFTRLGDLFSPGPAGSLLMGGLAVFLVVSPILVRFVERHGPEGPALLFAYAAYTWMGFVFITLSLLIVFDILRLPLSLAGFGGSRLLAVSTTTALSLVLGLGLSAWGCYEARNVGITHITIETPKLPDHLERFRIVQISDVHLGLVFREGRLSRILDLVREAGPDLLVATGDLVDGQMDHIAGMIPLLRAVEPPCGKYAVMGNHEFYAGEDHAQEFMESAGFRVLRDETVTILDGAMVIAGVDDPAGQGRSPLRSPRGFGEGEPEDGLLAGTATGSFRLLLKHQPTVSGADPSPFDLQLSGHTHRGQIAPFNLVTSLFYRYASGYHHLPGGGRLYVSRGAGTWGPAMRILSPPEVVVIDLVRTSPKDGT, from the coding sequence ATGAAAATGATGATTGTCTTTCTGACGGTCTTCCTCCTCGTATACGGAGGAATGCACCTGTACCTGTTCACGCGCCTGGGCGATCTTTTTTCCCCGGGACCCGCGGGAAGCCTCCTCATGGGGGGCCTGGCGGTCTTTCTCGTGGTCTCACCCATCCTGGTGCGTTTTGTCGAACGGCATGGACCGGAGGGTCCGGCTCTCCTGTTCGCCTACGCGGCCTATACCTGGATGGGATTTGTCTTTATCACCCTTTCGCTGCTCATCGTCTTCGACATACTGCGTTTGCCCCTGTCTCTTGCAGGGTTCGGCGGTTCGCGCCTGCTTGCGGTTTCCACAACCACGGCCCTGTCCCTGGTTCTCGGCCTGGGACTCTCTGCCTGGGGCTGTTACGAGGCCCGGAACGTCGGTATCACGCACATTACCATCGAGACGCCGAAACTGCCCGATCACCTGGAGCGGTTCCGCATCGTTCAGATTTCCGATGTGCATCTGGGGCTGGTATTCCGCGAAGGCAGGCTTTCAAGGATTCTCGACCTGGTCAGGGAAGCCGGGCCTGATCTGCTCGTGGCCACCGGCGACCTTGTGGACGGCCAGATGGATCACATCGCCGGGATGATTCCTCTCCTGCGGGCCGTTGAACCGCCCTGCGGAAAATACGCCGTCATGGGAAACCATGAGTTCTATGCCGGCGAAGACCATGCACAGGAATTCATGGAGTCGGCAGGATTCCGGGTGCTGCGGGACGAAACGGTCACGATTCTCGACGGCGCCATGGTTATCGCCGGTGTCGACGATCCCGCCGGCCAGGGACGGTCACCCCTGCGTTCACCCCGGGGTTTCGGAGAGGGCGAACCGGAAGACGGCCTGCTTGCCGGGACCGCCACCGGGTCCTTCCGCCTGCTCCTGAAGCACCAGCCCACGGTGAGCGGTGCCGACCCGAGCCCCTTTGATCTCCAGCTGTCGGGCCACACCCACCGGGGACAGATCGCCCCCTTCAACCTCGTGACAAGTCTCTTCTACCGGTATGCCTCGGGGTATCACCACCTGCCCGGAGGGGGACGGCTCTACGTCAGCCGCGGTGCCGGCACCTGGGGCCCGGCCATGCGGATCCTCTCCCCGCCGGAAGTGGTCGTCATCGATCTTGTCAGAACATCCCCGAAGGATGGAACCTGA
- a CDS encoding squalene/phytoene synthase family protein — MTREDSDFRVCEGHLDRVSRTFALNIRVLRGDVYRAMLLAYLLCRIADTIEDEPSLPPEAKVAGLTAFADLFPPEPGRPVPIEEFIHSLNVPGTGPDTDLLRDSPRVFREFLKLPSRARTTISERVREMSLGMASFQRGRSGGLVTLADREELERYCYYVAGTVGLLITDLFFRDGEGWILPDSTRDALVSRSVGFGLGLQMTNIAKDYMGDLGRGWCYVPRSYFDDEGIDPAGDLLESNGRAYGRVLGRLLDDALAHLDEAVIYVLHIPRRFIRYRLFCLWPLFMALETLALVSRSEARLFRGEAVKITRQDVKKILVRSSFAVLSNGTIRSLYDGARRRAAREN, encoded by the coding sequence ATGACACGCGAGGACAGTGATTTCAGGGTATGCGAAGGCCACTTGGACCGGGTATCCCGGACCTTCGCCCTCAATATCCGGGTTCTCCGGGGGGACGTATACCGGGCCATGCTTCTGGCCTACCTGCTCTGCCGCATCGCCGATACCATCGAGGACGAGCCTTCTCTTCCACCGGAGGCGAAAGTCGCCGGTCTGACGGCCTTCGCGGACCTCTTCCCCCCCGAACCGGGCCGCCCCGTCCCGATAGAGGAGTTTATCCACTCCCTGAACGTTCCCGGGACCGGCCCCGACACGGACCTTCTGCGTGACTCGCCCCGCGTGTTCAGGGAGTTCCTGAAGCTCCCCTCCCGTGCCCGGACGACCATATCGGAGCGGGTGCGGGAAATGTCCCTGGGCATGGCATCCTTCCAGCGCGGCCGCTCTGGCGGCCTGGTAACGCTTGCCGACCGGGAAGAGCTGGAGCGCTACTGCTACTACGTGGCGGGTACGGTGGGACTCCTGATAACGGACCTGTTCTTCAGGGACGGGGAGGGATGGATACTCCCCGACAGCACCCGGGACGCCCTCGTTTCCCGCAGTGTCGGCTTCGGCCTGGGACTGCAGATGACCAACATCGCCAAGGACTACATGGGCGATCTCGGCCGCGGATGGTGTTACGTGCCCCGCTCCTATTTCGACGACGAGGGCATCGACCCCGCCGGGGATCTCCTGGAAAGCAATGGCAGGGCTTACGGACGAGTACTCGGGAGACTCCTGGACGATGCCCTGGCCCACCTCGACGAGGCCGTCATCTATGTTCTTCATATTCCCCGGCGCTTCATCCGGTACCGCCTGTTCTGTCTCTGGCCGCTCTTCATGGCCCTGGAGACTCTGGCGCTGGTGAGCCGCAGCGAGGCCCGCCTGTTTCGGGGCGAGGCCGTAAAAATTACTCGACAGGACGTAAAAAAAATACTAGTGAGAAGTTCATTCGCGGTCCTGTCGAACGGAACGATCCGGTCCCTCTACGATGGAGCCAGGCGCCGCGCGGCACGGGAGAACTGA